The genomic stretch TCTTTCCAGGTACCtaagtacatatatacataattatctTTTATGGTTGTATGCAGTTTACAATTATTTAGTTTGTTACCTGTTTATAGACTTGTagattttccaaattttactATTATAATAAGGTAATGAATATCCTGGGtatactttttttgggggggatcaATTGAGCAATTATTATCTCTTTAGGATAAAGTCCTGGAAGTGTGATTGCCAAACCAAGAGTGTGAACATTTTTTACCAAATTTTTACCATATTGCCAAACTGCCCTCCCAAAGGCATGTACCAATTCATGCTACACGGTATACAGGCAGTGTAGCAGTGTACAAGAGCGCCCTTTCCCTAGACCCTCAGCAGAGCAGGGTAGTATGAGTCTTAATCTTATAGGTGcaaacattttagttttttaaaatggtttgtttgcatttctttgattagtgGTGAAGTGGGTACCTTTTGTTTATTGACtgtgtttctccttttgtgaATTACCTTTTCATAGAAGGGGGTGAGGGTGCCTGTGGCCCAGTGTCCTGCACACAGTAAGTAGTCAGTAGGCCCTTGGTTAGTTGACTTCATTGACCTGCCTTCTGTTTCAAACAGGTTCTGAAGGACTCTTTCATTGGCAATGCCAAAACCTGCATGATCGCCAACATCTCGCCAAGCCATGTGGCCACCGAACACACTCTGAATACCTTGCGCTATGCTGACCGGTGAGTCCCCCTCAGGTGGCGggtcgtgtgtgtatgtgtgtgatacaCACACAAGGATCTGACCTTGAGCTCCACAAGCCTGTTCTTGGGACAGTAATCTACTGCCAGGGGAATGTGCAATTGGTCATTTGAAGAATGTGACCTAGGAGGCCCTGCCATTTTACAAGCGTGAATGTGACAAGAGGAAGGTGACACGCTCCTTTGTTTAGGAGACGACTCCatcagtggctttttttttttttttccggccacgctgcgtggcatgtgggatcttagttccccaaccagggatcaaacccgcatcccctgcattggaagcgtggagtcttaaccaccggactgccagggaattccccatcagTGGCGTTTAAATGGCTAGCGGGAGATGAAATATTTCTCCAGAGTAGAAGCCTTAGTGAGGTTTTCTTCCTGCTAGCCTCAGCTCTAATTATTAGGGATAGAATACCTATTACTTGTCAAGGCAGAAGTACCCAGAGCTGTGTAGGTCCAGAAGAGACCAACCTTGTGTtatagaaactgaggcccagaaaagggTGGAAACTTTAATCGGGCTCACTGGGAGTTGGTGGCAGAACTAGCACCTCTTATTGCCAAGTCAGGGCTCTAGTGACTTTGGTATCTGCCAGGGTCCCTCCCATCTCTTACCCTGGGGTCATGTGTCTGCTTCACGTATGAAAATGCTCTCATTATCAttctttcctctggctgctttgcTGCTGGTCCTGTCTTACAACACCTCCTCTTCAGTCTCCCAAGAATCCATCTCCAAAGTTAACAGACTATTTGAGAGGaacctgttgttgttgttttttaattactgttGAAGAATCTTTAGTATCCATAGCATTTAATGAAACTCattgggaaggaaagagaagctacCATCTAAGTTCCGTGAGAACAGGAACCTTatctttttctccactgtatctcTCCTGCCCAGACAGTACTTGGTACCTAGTAGatgtgtaataaatatttgtgaatgaaagGAGGAGCTCCTCCTGGGCTTGGGGGCTTGAGTGAGGTTCTCTGTGtaccttatctcatttaaatAGGAGAGATCATTTACAAAGTGGCTACCAGAGTGGACTCTGGAGTTAGACTATCTGGGCCAATACCCTGCCTCTGCCACTAGCTAGCTGAGTGGTCTTGGACAAATTTGCAACTTCTCTGGGCCCCAATTTCCTTAATGTGAACAGGGATAATGATAGCACCTATCTCATATAACAGTTATGTGGAATCACTGATGCAATATGTTTGAAGGGCTTAGCACCACACCTGGCAAATAGTGAACACTCATTATATGTTAACTTTAACAATAGTAATATTACAGGCATACtgtggagatattgcaggtttggttccaggcCACCACGATAGATCAAAGATCACAgtaaagtgatttaaaaatatatatatatacataccttaattttaaaataatgctgttggaaaaatggcaccaatagatttgttgggaaaatggcaccaatagactgttggaaaaatggcaccaatagactctATGCAGGGTTGCTACCAACCTTCaattcgttaaaaaaaaaacgcACTATCcaaaaagcaaagcacaataaaatgaagtatgcctATAATACGCATAAGTTTCCTCGAGGAGGTTTTCTTGTTGCATGGTTTCCTAATGCCAGCACCCTAGCACTACTAGAAGACAGCGAAGACTGAGATCAGATAGAAGACATGGGATGATCCAAAATTGTTCCCCAAAAACCAGTATGGCTTCAGGTTCTTTCCCCCCATGTATCCATTACCCAACTTCAACAATTATTAACCCTAAGTCAATCTTGTTTCATAACCCCATTCACTCCCCAAATCACAGACATATCAAGTACTTGAAGTAAGAACATCACTAAGGAGCAGAGAACAAGACTTTCCTCTCAGTGCCTCAGTAACGGAGGATGAAAGTAACCCTTTCTCAGAGAGGATGCATTGAGTACgattgagaaattatttgaaataattttggttaaaaaatagaataagtatAATAGAAATAATCTCTTCCATTTAAAGCAGTCTgacaaattattgaaaataaatatgagtcatttgttttatgtgtttaaatTAATTGTTGGTAACAATCCATACACACACAGGAAGAGGATGATTTTattgcttatttaaaattttcctttgatttaaaattttcacctCTGCACATACTAGAAGAATGTTGCTAAATAGTCCAAAAATAAAGTTCCAGCTGGACCCCTAACAGGTGTATCAGAAGAGAACTCAGTAACAGGAGTGATTTTGGTAAAAGGTAGAGTACACTGGAAGCCTTTAGCATCAATGACCAAAAATTATCTGTAAGATTTTTTCTGGCACCCTCAGGTTTCTAGAATTATTTACTATGACTGCTAGGAGGAAATTTTGGTGTTTCTCTTTTAACAAAACTAATAGCTCAGATTTTTATAACAGGAAGTAATTTGGAACCATCTAGACTTGCTGTGGGACCTCTCAACCCATTCCGTGGATGTATGCCCTACTGCAATACCTCAGCAAAGGCCCAGGGACACAATTCACGTGTCTTTAGTCACATCCTATGTCTCTTTGCTTACTGTGTTATCTGCTTGCCTTGCCTCTCAGACCTAAAAGGAAGATTTAAGTCAAGTCTCAGTGTCAGGTTTACTATATTGGTCTTCAGTAATGGCCAGAGGGGTCATTTGGCTACTATTGAGTGgattaaaatcaaaacaatggaaaagaCATTTTCTGGGAGCTCCCAGGCAGAAGTACTGCTCCCACCTAGGGGATTTCAACGCAGAATCTATGAACAAACTACTGGAGAGTCACATTTTACTTGATGTCTCCTTGTAAATCCAAATTCTTACactgtttgtattttgttttagatACCACAGAGTGAGAGACTCTGATCTTGGCAACTGAATCCTAGCAGAGACTTAATTCTGGATTTTTCCATGCTCTCTAAAATTCCCTTGTAAAATAGAGCATGGTTCTCTATTTCTCTATCTACGGTGCGATTTTGCCTcctaggggacatttggcaatgtctggagacaattTTGATTGTTCTGACTGGGGAGAAATGCTGCTGGGATCTCGGGTAGAAGCCAAGGAGGTTGCTAAACACTCCACAGGACAGCTCCCCACAACACAGAATTATCTGACCCCAAACACCACTACTgctaaggttgagaaaccctgtgaATAGACAGGTCATTTTTTCCTTAATGGAATTAGCACAAGCCTGCTTATTTCCAGAGGGCTTTTGCTTCTTGAAGTGCCCAGCAGGTTCGAGGGAACTCATTTTCTCAGAGAAGCCTGAAAGGAGGTGGTTGCAGGGAAAAGAAGACTCTGATTATGGAAGACTGGGTAAGGGGTAGACACTAGGCTCCTGAGTTGGCCGATCTTCAGGAAACGTGGCATGGGCCCTGCGTGGGCATAGTTCTGAGACTAGCTCCTCTGGCCTGGCCCTCACATGGGACTGTGGTATTTCCAAAACTCTCCTGATCATGGAATACTGGATGCACACTACTATCCTGAGAGAAGACACTGGTCTTCTTTGTTCAGGTAAAGAGAGGTATTTCATGCTGAAATAgaatctccccatttcctccaatTCTCTCCCAGATAAAAAACTAattcccaggggcttccctggtggcgcagtggttgagagtccacctgccgatgcaggggacacgggtttgtgccccggtctgggaagatcccacgtgccgtggagcggctgggctcgtgagccatggccgctgagcctgtgctccgcaatgggagaggccacaacagtgaggggcccgcgtaccgcaaaaaaaaaaaaaaaaaaagtaattcccaGTCCTTGTAatagttttctttggtttttgttttccctgaaaGCTATAGGAAAGAAGTTACAGAACATGCAAGAATGCACATTTAACATAAAATGGTCGTTTACAGggtcaaagaactaaagaaaggCATTAAATGTTGCACTTCAGCTAGCAGTCGAAATCGAACATCTGGAAACTCTTCTCCAAAACGAATTCAGAGCTCTCCTGTGGCCCTGCCAGGGGACAAGTGTTCTCCCAAAAAAGTCAAGCTGGGGCTCCAACAGTCACTCACAGTGGCACCTGACTCCACGAGAACGAAGGCCCATCCTCTGGCCAGTCACCCAGCCAATATCCCTTTTGCTTCTGTACCTAAGGCTCCTGGTAAAAGGGGTGGCTCTAGAGGGAGTCCTCCCCAAGAGTGGGTCATTCAAACTAGCTCTATCAAAGGAACCATGCGGCCTGGACATTTAGccaaaaaaagggcagaagaatcAGCTGCATCATGCTCTGAGAAGAATCCAATCGGCAACAAAACTGCCCTCGGGTGGGGAAGCAGGGCCCCTGGCCCAGGAGAAGAAGCAGTCCGTGGTAAGCTGCCCTCCCGGTGCAAGAAAGTGCAGACTGTGCAGCCAGTGCAAAAGCAGCTTGTGTCACGAGTTGAACTCTCCTTTGGCAACGTCCATCACTTAGTAGAGTACAGTCAGGGCAGCAAGGGGGGCACACCTACTAGGCCTGCCTCTGAAGCTTGGACAGACATCCCTCCACAtcagaaggagagggaagaacaTTTGCGCTTCTATCACCAGCAGTTCCAGCAGCCACCTCTCCTCCAACAGAAGTTAAAGCACCAACCACTGGAAAGGTTTTTATGCCAGTCCCGGCCTCCAGAGGGGCAGCTCCAGAATGacacccctcctcccttccactcTTGTTGTGAGAGCCATGATGGAGCCCAAGCTGAGGACCTTGATGACAGCGATTTCAGTGAAGATTCTTTTTCACATGTTTCCTGTCAGAGGACCACAAAGCAGGGAAAGACCCTGGAGAGTAGCGAAGGCTCGTTCTTCCTTCATCAGAGGGAGCAAGGTCCTGAGGAACAGGTAGCCGAAAGGCGGCAGAGTCTGTGTTTTAGCCCCAGGACAGAAGGTGACGAGAAGGGTCTAACTGGAAGCTGGATATACTCCAGGGACCCCGCAAGCCACAGGATAGCACTTGATCACGGCCACAGCCCAAGTCAGGTGCCCTTGGACCGGAGCAGAGAGGAGGACTCCACCTCCTCAGGGCCTCCTCCTGGAGAAAACCTGGCAGAGAAGCCTTACTGCTCACAGGTAGACTTTGTATATAACCAGAAAAGGGGGGGCAGCCCAGCCTTTGACCTCAGACAGGATGCCTTCAAAAATGAGGTTCCTCGGCAGGCTGAGGGCAGCTCACCATCCCTGGAGGAAGATGGTTGCACTTTCTCACTATCCCACATCACAGTTCCTGGATCCCCAGACCAAAGAGACACAGTGAGCACACCTCTGAGAGAAGTCAGTGAAGATAGCCCAACTGTGGTGACCGGAACAATGAAAAACGGTAACCCTTTCCAAGGAGAAGACTCTAGAGGGGAACTAGGCACACGCTCTGAGCATGCTTCTGGACTGATGGCTCCCCTCACCGTGTCTCTCCTGGAGAGCCCAGATGATGAGGGCTCTCCTCCCTTGGAGCAGTCGGCCCGGGATGGAGCTGCACACAGTCTAGTGGCAGCAGACACAGGGGGGCCAGCTGTGGGCCACACAGTGTCATCCGGTGATCAAGAGGCAGACCTGCCAATGTCTTCAGCAACTGAGCACCTGTGGCTCTCATCATCTCCCCCTGACAGTAAGCCTGGGGGTGATCTTCCAGCTCTGTCCCTGTCACCCATCCATCAGCACCCACCTGACAAGCTGCCCAACAGGGAGGCTGACCTGGGGGAGCCCTGTCAAAGCAGAGAGACTGCACTCTTCTCCCAGGGGCACTATGATGGCGATGCTGAGACAGAGCTGGGCTGCTCCCAGGGTTTCCCAGAAAAACCCTGCCTCACCATACATACTGGGGGACCCCACTCTGGGCCTACACTCACCCCCCAAACAGGAAGTAGTGATGTGGCTGACCAGCCCTGGGCCCAGGAGAGAAAGCACCTGACAGGGCTTGGCTGGCAGGAGCTGGATTTGTCCACAGACCCCATCAAGCTGTCTTGCTACAATGAGGACATCGCGTGGCTCAAACGCAGGCCAATCCCAAGGTACTTAGCAAGGCTAGGCTCTCCCAAGACTGGCAGGACACTCCGTCAGCCCATCCTGGGGCACGCACAGTAAGTTGGACTTTCCTACCTAGACTTGAGCCCCTTTG from Phocoena phocoena chromosome 6, mPhoPho1.1, whole genome shotgun sequence encodes the following:
- the KIF24 gene encoding kinesin-like protein KIF24, with the translated sequence MTSWLYECLCEAELAQYYPHFTALGLQKIDELANVTMKDYCRLGVHDMNDRKRLFQLIKIIKIMQEEDKEVSSPEYPLQTSSLCIKPQKSRSGPRRQLHFESPADNKDRTTSNNQFELCNLSHLSASEQKSSYLKVLEHLLPDDSQYCTKTRTLNATAADSYLQEETNTSLFSSNHFSPIQGDCDSPVIQRVSHISGYNYGIPHSYISQNTSEKENPWNEMEKIRVCVRKRPLGMREVRRGEINIITVEDKETLLVHEKKEAVDLTQYILQHVFYFDEVFDEACTNQDVYMKTTHPLIQHIFNGGNATCFAYGQTGAGKTYTMIGTHQNPGLYALAAKDIFRQLEVSQPRRHCFVWISFYEIYCGQLYDLLNRRKRLFAREDSKHVVQIVGLRELQVDSVELLLEVILKGSKERSTGATGVNADSSRSHAIIQIQIKDSAKRTFGRISFIDLAGSERAADARDSDRQTKMEGAEINQSLLALKECIRALDQEHTHTPFRQSKLTQVLKDSFIGNAKTCMIANISPSHVATEHTLNTLRYADRVKELKKGIKCCTSASSRNRTSGNSSPKRIQSSPVALPGDKCSPKKVKLGLQQSLTVAPDSTRTKAHPLASHPANIPFASVPKAPGKRGGSRGSPPQEWVIQTSSIKGTMRPGHLAKKRAEESAASCSEKNPIGNKTALGWGSRAPGPGEEAVRGKLPSRCKKVQTVQPVQKQLVSRVELSFGNVHHLVEYSQGSKGGTPTRPASEAWTDIPPHQKEREEHLRFYHQQFQQPPLLQQKLKHQPLERFLCQSRPPEGQLQNDTPPPFHSCCESHDGAQAEDLDDSDFSEDSFSHVSCQRTTKQGKTLESSEGSFFLHQREQGPEEQVAERRQSLCFSPRTEGDEKGLTGSWIYSRDPASHRIALDHGHSPSQVPLDRSREEDSTSSGPPPGENLAEKPYCSQVDFVYNQKRGGSPAFDLRQDAFKNEVPRQAEGSSPSLEEDGCTFSLSHITVPGSPDQRDTVSTPLREVSEDSPTVVTGTMKNGNPFQGEDSRGELGTRSEHASGLMAPLTVSLLESPDDEGSPPLEQSARDGAAHSLVAADTGGPAVGHTVSSGDQEADLPMSSATEHLWLSSSPPDSKPGGDLPALSLSPIHQHPPDKLPNREADLGEPCQSRETALFSQGHYDGDAETELGCSQGFPEKPCLTIHTGGPHSGPTLTPQTGSSDVADQPWAQERKHLTGLGWQELDLSTDPIKLSCYNEDIAWLKRRPIPRYLARLGSPKTGRTLRQPILGHAQQVLIRAHQEQLDEMAKLGFKEETLMSQLAPNDFEDFVTQLDEIMALKSKCIQSLRSQLQLYLACHRPAAAPEGRAVS